In Arsenicicoccus dermatophilus, a genomic segment contains:
- the lysX gene encoding bifunctional lysylphosphatidylglycerol synthetase/lysine--tRNA ligase LysX, protein MSTRATPSDLARTSRLPRIAGDVVTWGAVWSAISLVLPRATGPRVVDEVFGLVGVPVAPNLFIAALLLIVGEALRRGLRLAWGLVLAVEAVGIAAYATSVVVLSQQLEARIPGHGLWGDVPTSVAMADTVAGAVISLVIIALFWRARRAFPAHTRPGALQTGLATLVGGLSVVVLAVFCLTWVTPGNLATSGERLWWSLRRTLGFSLPIGLEPTTHHGSHTLATLAGVFAAGVLLLAIWLFLNGARQASLMTADDELRVRALLARGGDADSLGYFSTRRDKSVVFAQDGSAAVAYRVIGPVCLASGDPVGPVEAWPRAVEAWLDMVRDHAWHPGVLSASEAGATAYVASGLRARPLGDEAVIDVESYTLEGRLMRPVKRAVARVRGAGCTITVERHQDLAPETLAEVIRLADEWRGDEPDRGFSMALNRLGDRSDRRNVAVLVRDADGHLVALQSFVPWGTRGLSLDVMRRAPQAVNGVNEAMVTALVEAAPELGIRRVSLNFAMFRSVFTGADKVGAGIGVRLADRVLAVASRYWQLESLYLANAKYLPRWEPRFVCFQTAAVLPQIGLAAGVAEGFLPGRAVTVTRTGEDLVSLDGAEPRPFADLVIEQDAALLTPKRPDRRISEQQQVRLTKLARLADAGMEGYPVRVPRTCELADARAAAEGTGPAAQDASRQPDPVAPREVSVTGRVRALRDHGGVVFCEIEERGTRLQGVLERSRLDTGQLALWRRAVDAGDHVSLTGIPGRSLRGEPSLLVTRWMMAAKCLRPIPTRPGSFTNPEARMRQRYLDLIVNPEASWMMHARSRAVAAIRHSFTQRGYMEVETPMLQAVHGGASARPFRTHINAYDADLYLRIAPELFLKHLCVGGLDRIFELNRNFRNEGADATHNPEFTSVEAYAAHGDYTTMRELTRELIIEVAEAVHGEPVAVRPTADGHGERIRLDGPWPVITVHEGVSRAAGVTLTSRSSREEVVEVARQHGIHVTSAMTAGELVVELYDELVERQTTFPTFYTDFPLETSPLTRTHRSDPTLSERWDLVAFGAEIGTAYSELVDPVDQRQRLTDQSFKAAAGDPEAMEIDEGFLTALEHAMPPTGGLGIGVDRLVMMLTGTNIRSTLAFPFTKPLEQR, encoded by the coding sequence ATGAGCACCCGAGCCACACCCTCCGACCTCGCCCGCACGAGCCGGCTCCCGCGCATCGCCGGTGACGTCGTCACCTGGGGTGCGGTCTGGTCGGCCATCTCCCTGGTCCTGCCCCGAGCCACCGGGCCGCGGGTGGTGGACGAGGTCTTCGGGCTGGTGGGGGTGCCGGTCGCACCCAACCTGTTCATCGCCGCGCTGCTGCTCATCGTCGGGGAGGCCCTGCGACGCGGGCTGCGGCTGGCCTGGGGCCTGGTGCTGGCGGTCGAGGCGGTCGGCATCGCCGCCTACGCCACGAGCGTGGTGGTCCTCAGCCAGCAGCTCGAGGCGCGGATCCCCGGGCACGGGCTGTGGGGTGACGTCCCCACCTCGGTCGCCATGGCCGACACCGTCGCCGGAGCCGTGATCAGCCTGGTCATCATCGCGTTGTTCTGGCGGGCCCGGCGAGCCTTTCCCGCCCATACCCGCCCGGGGGCGTTGCAGACCGGCCTGGCCACCCTGGTGGGTGGGCTGTCCGTGGTGGTGCTCGCGGTGTTCTGCCTCACCTGGGTGACCCCCGGCAACCTGGCCACCAGCGGCGAGCGGCTGTGGTGGTCGCTGCGCCGGACGCTCGGCTTCTCCCTGCCGATCGGGCTGGAGCCCACCACCCACCACGGCAGCCACACCCTGGCCACCCTCGCCGGCGTCTTCGCGGCGGGCGTCCTGCTGCTCGCGATCTGGCTCTTCCTCAACGGTGCACGCCAGGCCTCCCTGATGACCGCCGACGACGAGCTGCGGGTGCGCGCCCTCCTCGCTCGCGGCGGGGACGCTGACTCCCTCGGCTACTTCAGCACCCGGCGGGACAAGTCCGTCGTGTTCGCGCAGGACGGATCGGCGGCCGTGGCCTACCGCGTGATCGGCCCGGTGTGCCTGGCCTCCGGTGACCCGGTGGGTCCCGTCGAGGCCTGGCCGCGGGCCGTGGAGGCCTGGCTGGACATGGTCCGGGACCATGCCTGGCACCCCGGTGTCCTGTCCGCGTCGGAGGCGGGGGCGACGGCGTATGTCGCATCAGGCCTGCGCGCCCGACCGCTCGGTGACGAGGCCGTCATCGACGTGGAGTCGTACACCCTCGAGGGGCGCCTGATGCGCCCGGTCAAGCGCGCCGTCGCCCGGGTCCGCGGCGCCGGCTGCACGATCACCGTGGAGCGGCACCAGGACCTCGCGCCGGAGACCCTGGCCGAGGTGATCCGTCTCGCGGACGAGTGGCGCGGCGACGAGCCCGACCGCGGCTTCTCGATGGCGCTCAACCGCCTCGGCGACCGCAGCGACAGGCGCAACGTCGCCGTGCTCGTGCGTGACGCCGACGGGCACCTGGTCGCCCTCCAGTCCTTCGTGCCGTGGGGGACCCGTGGGCTGTCCCTCGACGTGATGCGCCGCGCGCCCCAGGCCGTCAACGGCGTGAACGAGGCCATGGTGACCGCGCTCGTGGAGGCTGCGCCCGAGCTCGGGATCCGTCGTGTCTCGCTGAACTTCGCGATGTTCCGCAGCGTCTTCACCGGGGCGGACAAGGTCGGTGCGGGCATCGGCGTGCGGCTCGCCGACCGCGTCCTCGCCGTCGCCAGCCGCTACTGGCAGCTGGAGTCGCTCTACCTCGCCAACGCGAAGTACCTCCCGCGCTGGGAGCCGCGCTTCGTGTGCTTCCAGACCGCAGCGGTCCTGCCGCAGATCGGGCTGGCCGCCGGCGTGGCCGAGGGCTTCCTGCCAGGTCGCGCGGTGACCGTCACCCGCACCGGCGAGGACCTGGTCTCCCTGGACGGCGCCGAGCCCCGCCCCTTCGCGGACCTGGTGATCGAGCAGGACGCCGCCCTGCTCACCCCCAAGCGCCCCGACCGGCGGATCAGCGAGCAGCAGCAGGTGCGGCTCACCAAGCTGGCCCGGCTCGCCGACGCCGGCATGGAGGGCTACCCCGTCCGGGTGCCGCGGACCTGCGAGCTCGCTGACGCGAGGGCCGCCGCCGAGGGCACCGGGCCGGCCGCGCAGGACGCGTCCCGGCAGCCAGACCCGGTCGCACCCCGCGAGGTCTCGGTGACCGGGCGGGTGCGGGCGCTGCGCGACCACGGTGGCGTGGTGTTCTGCGAGATCGAGGAGCGCGGCACGAGGTTGCAGGGCGTGCTGGAGCGCTCCCGCCTCGACACCGGGCAGCTGGCGCTGTGGCGCCGGGCCGTCGACGCGGGCGACCACGTGTCCCTCACCGGCATACCCGGTCGCAGCCTGCGTGGAGAACCCTCCCTGCTCGTCACCCGGTGGATGATGGCCGCCAAGTGCCTGCGGCCGATCCCGACCCGCCCGGGCAGCTTCACCAACCCCGAGGCGCGGATGCGCCAGCGCTACCTGGACCTGATCGTCAACCCCGAGGCGTCGTGGATGATGCACGCCCGCTCCCGGGCGGTCGCCGCGATCCGGCACTCGTTCACCCAGCGCGGCTACATGGAGGTCGAGACGCCCATGCTGCAGGCGGTGCACGGCGGGGCGAGTGCCCGGCCCTTCCGGACCCACATCAACGCCTACGACGCCGACCTCTACCTGCGCATCGCGCCGGAGCTCTTCCTCAAGCACCTGTGCGTCGGCGGGCTGGACCGGATCTTCGAGCTCAACCGCAACTTCCGCAACGAAGGCGCCGACGCGACGCACAACCCCGAGTTCACCTCCGTCGAGGCCTACGCCGCGCACGGGGACTACACCACCATGCGCGAGCTGACCCGCGAGCTGATCATCGAGGTCGCCGAGGCCGTCCACGGCGAGCCGGTCGCCGTGCGGCCCACCGCGGACGGCCACGGCGAGCGGATCCGCCTCGACGGCCCCTGGCCGGTGATCACCGTGCACGAGGGCGTGTCCCGGGCCGCCGGCGTCACCCTCACCTCGAGGTCGTCGCGGGAGGAGGTCGTCGAGGTGGCCCGGCAGCACGGCATCCACGTCACCTCCGCCATGACGGCTGGCGAGCTGGTGGTGGAGCTGTACGACGAGCTGGTCGAGAGGCAGACCACCTTCCCCACCTTCTACACCGACTTCCCGCTGGAGACCTCGCCGCTCACCCGCACCCACCGCAGCGACCCGACCCTGTCCGAGCGCTGGGACCTCGTGGCCTTCGGGGCGGAGATCGGCACGGCCTACAGCGAGCTCGTGGATCCGGTCGACCAGCGCCAGCGCCTCACCGACCAGTCGTTCAAGGCGGCGGCGGGAGACCCGGAGGCGATGGAGATCGACGAGGGCTTCCTCACCGCGCTGGAGCACGCCATGCCGCCCACCGGCGGACTCGGGATCGGCGTGGACCGCCTGGTGATGATGCTGACCGGCACCAACATCCGATCCACGCTGGCGTTCCCGTTCACCAAGCCGCTGGAGCAGCGCTGA
- a CDS encoding SigE family RNA polymerase sigma factor has protein sequence MITDLATHEAADARAPGRPTGPPDFAAFYAEQSDGLVRLAYLLLGDAEAARDCAQDALTGVYGRWRRFGGYGQALAYTRASVVNRSRDQLRRRQTESRHAPTLQTDALRTAVGGDPSGQVAERSSLWPLLRRLPDRQREVLVLRYWLDLPEREIAETLGVRPGTVKASASRGLATLNRLVQQGESR, from the coding sequence GTGATCACCGACCTGGCGACCCACGAGGCCGCCGATGCCCGAGCCCCCGGTCGTCCCACCGGACCGCCGGACTTCGCGGCCTTCTACGCCGAGCAGTCCGACGGGCTGGTGCGCCTCGCCTATCTCCTCCTCGGCGACGCGGAGGCAGCCCGGGACTGCGCGCAGGACGCCCTGACCGGGGTCTACGGCCGCTGGCGGCGCTTCGGCGGCTACGGGCAGGCCCTGGCCTACACCCGCGCCAGCGTCGTCAACCGCTCCCGCGACCAGCTGCGGCGCCGGCAGACCGAGAGCCGGCACGCACCCACCCTGCAGACCGACGCGCTGCGGACCGCGGTGGGAGGCGATCCGAGCGGCCAGGTCGCCGAACGCAGCTCGCTGTGGCCGCTGCTGCGCCGACTGCCCGACCGGCAGCGCGAGGTGCTCGTCCTGCGCTACTGGCTCGACCTGCCCGAGCGCGAGATCGCCGAGACCCTCGGCGTGCGCCCCGGCACCGTCAAGGCCTCCGCCTCCCGCGGCCTGGCCACCCTGAACCGCCTCGTCCAGCAAGGAGAGTCGCGATGA
- a CDS encoding GNAT family N-acetyltransferase gives MDLELPLPWPQVPPQAGDVVLRRFAPRDVPMLRDLSTDPYVAATTSLPRHATQLDALRFVERQLTRPATGRGWSFCVARAADDEAVGQIGLWTAGIGQGRCTAGYAIAPSARRQGYAGQALRTLTAFAWTIALVHRVELYVEPGNTASLRTARTAGYIREGLLHSHQEIDGRRVDMVLLAAIRTGGSR, from the coding sequence GTGGACCTGGAGCTGCCCCTGCCGTGGCCGCAGGTCCCGCCGCAGGCGGGGGACGTGGTGCTGCGCCGGTTCGCGCCGCGGGACGTGCCGATGCTGCGCGACCTCTCGACCGATCCCTATGTCGCTGCGACCACGTCGCTCCCGCGGCACGCCACCCAGCTGGACGCGCTGCGCTTCGTGGAGCGGCAGCTGACCCGGCCCGCCACCGGGCGCGGGTGGTCCTTCTGCGTGGCCCGGGCGGCGGACGACGAGGCGGTCGGTCAGATCGGGTTGTGGACCGCGGGGATCGGGCAGGGGCGGTGCACCGCGGGCTACGCCATCGCCCCCTCGGCGCGCAGGCAGGGGTATGCCGGGCAGGCGTTGCGCACACTCACCGCCTTCGCCTGGACGATCGCCCTGGTCCACCGGGTGGAGCTCTACGTCGAGCCCGGCAACACCGCGTCCCTGCGCACGGCCAGGACTGCGGGCTACATCCGGGAGGGGTTGCTGCACAGCCACCAGGAGATCGACGGCAGGAGGGTCGACATGGTGCTGCTCGCCGCGATCCGTACGGGCGGATCTCGCTGA
- a CDS encoding alpha/beta hydrolase, with amino-acid sequence MPATRSTLSTHDGVPVTLHEWAPQGRRPRGTVVVAHGMAEHAARYDRLASELVEAGWAVLAPDHRGHGLTTAVEEHGYLGDHDGWGSVVQDLRAVVARARATHEGLPVILLGHSMGSLLARTLVLDASAEVDGLVLSGTAGDPGLLGWVGLRIARAEKAIRGPRHRSTLMDRLTFAGCNKAFAPTRTTSDWLSRDPAVVDAYVADPACGAVFTTSFFTDLLGAVPAINDPRRIAGVRPDLPVLLVAGDADPVGGNGKGVREVGERYTEAGVRDVTVILYPQARHEIFNETNRDEVVADLTGWLAERFAEPQD; translated from the coding sequence ATGCCCGCGACCCGCAGCACCCTGAGCACCCACGACGGCGTCCCGGTGACCCTGCACGAGTGGGCGCCGCAGGGGCGGCGTCCCCGAGGCACGGTCGTCGTCGCCCACGGGATGGCCGAGCACGCGGCGCGCTACGACCGGCTGGCGTCCGAGCTGGTCGAGGCGGGCTGGGCCGTCCTCGCGCCCGACCACCGTGGGCACGGGCTGACCACGGCCGTCGAGGAGCACGGCTACCTCGGTGACCACGACGGGTGGGGGAGCGTCGTGCAGGACCTGCGAGCCGTCGTCGCCCGGGCCCGGGCGACCCACGAGGGGCTTCCCGTCATACTCCTCGGGCACTCGATGGGGTCCCTGCTCGCCCGCACGCTGGTGCTCGACGCCTCCGCGGAGGTCGACGGGCTGGTCCTGTCCGGCACCGCCGGGGACCCAGGCCTGCTGGGGTGGGTGGGCTTGCGGATCGCGCGGGCGGAGAAGGCGATCCGGGGCCCACGCCACCGCAGCACGCTGATGGACCGGCTGACCTTCGCGGGCTGCAACAAGGCCTTCGCGCCCACGAGGACCACCTCGGACTGGCTCAGCCGTGACCCCGCCGTCGTGGACGCCTACGTCGCGGACCCCGCGTGCGGGGCGGTCTTCACCACGAGCTTCTTCACCGACCTGCTCGGCGCCGTGCCCGCCATCAACGACCCGCGCCGGATCGCCGGTGTCCGACCCGACCTGCCCGTGCTGCTGGTCGCGGGGGACGCGGACCCGGTCGGGGGCAACGGCAAGGGGGTCCGCGAGGTCGGGGAGCGCTACACCGAGGCCGGGGTGCGTGACGTGACGGTGATCCTCTATCCGCAGGCTCGGCACGAGATCTTCAACGAGACCAACCGGGACGAGGTCGTCGCCGACCTGACCGGCTGGCTCGCCGAGAGATTCGCCGAGCCGCAGGACTGA